In Sphaerodactylus townsendi isolate TG3544 linkage group LG13, MPM_Stown_v2.3, whole genome shotgun sequence, one DNA window encodes the following:
- the NHSL2 gene encoding NHS-like protein 2 isoform X2 encodes MGNSPPVMLGKAPRSKRPPRPAAVAPASSSAAVGHPATVQEADPVQSHARSASHARKLLGNTTSNLDLEVKKPTPPKLLWHQPVNIFLARPVGVEELHHEAELNLQSLLQEYEEPYSDGKISGQTFRYASPLAADRPLDCSPRPPHSKRREFVFMPANQQVKESETTTLGVRALEPSFSLPATPDKHTAWTRGGPLPSLEEKRLHQPCPPQANIIPINVSGQPFARHASTRHSLFNTETAMNPKSLLRRRRTVIGFPHLSLRDPGNSNGPILNPPATIAESVSCNFVPDVANGRSSIHPVRSPHPRPQLRKTFSDLGGALQGRCCQLPAGHPEKQQAMMYASPSCNGPKEDSAFSPAWSAASFGYGSSSMSQSELTGDSTVPSSPCAPGATPESERPASFFISKDNAVGNNGSGSFCASPKSLGDAEGGSRGTKVHLILSPGEEECPRVERERLSCKFRERSLSVPTDTASLCSVEIGGSETCGLSYPSASSEGSTSTDNVSLAVDQDAQTRQRRQRMKSISLKKAKKKPCPPTRSVSLIKDLSKGGPADEVAAQDQRPQSLCLLSEAHAQQDTSGGGENMPYTPQWYLPEWNSCDPYCSLSGSSTATGTTVIDLSKTRGSSESLPSPSISRATTPSHLSAEVNLKISSPGRFAGVMSPSSGYSSQSETPTPTIPASTVLGHAPHHTGRARPLVPERKSSLPPISPMERSPKSRMSFDLPFPPPTHLDLSGLKISKGKAKVSRHHSDCTFGIKLVPKLSPVQPVMPMVTQLDLQSVRLRSISRSETEDNLDSPELVEEHGKKIRPPVAEKPPLSKRPPMLLHKTPPVQEESPVSSPTSPLTPQGPNPIESVYVMARKPEHQWNTEPWSPVESASSVVVLSPTQGSSGTFFTAAQRLSQESLEEEEELKQKLPAERTPGGENRKTKVPPPVPKKPSVLYLPLAPSPLHQGTSLGDPRLATGSVIMLDENSAYSELPAYKLPSPVASETHLSPVSADESWGEISGNFVDLKSADKGFGSDKTAASITEEDDDVFVTSRTTEDLFTVIHRSKRKLLGWKEPSDAFGHRNSQVPSKNPGGLLSNDCPPMGSIRTSNRNEDFKALLQKKGGKGASGIRTSAAELLKTTNPLARRVMTEFAVDGTIPGQKATP; translated from the exons CCACCTCTAACTTAGACTTGGAAGTCAAGAAGCCGACACCTCCCAAACTGCTGTGGCATCAGCCTGTGAACATATTCTTGGCTCGGCCCGTTGGCGTGGAGGAACTTCACCACGAGGCTGAACTCAACCTCCAGAGTTTGCTCCAAG AGTATGAAGAACCTTACTCAGACGGCAAGATCAGTGGCCAGACCTTCCGCTATGCTAGCCCCCTCGCTGCAGACAGACCTCTTGACTGTAGCCCCCGGCCACCACACTCTAAACGCCGGGAGTTTGTGTTTATG CCTGCAAACCAGCAAGTGAAGGAGAGCGAGACAACCACACTCGGGGTGAGAGCGCTGGAGCCTTCATTCAGCCTGCCTGCCACTCCGGACAAGCACACGGCCTGGACCCGAGGCGGCCCTCTGCCTTCCCTGGAGGAGAAGAGGTTGCACCAGCCCTGTCCGCCCCAAGCAAACATCATCCCCATCAACGTCTCTG GGCAGCCATTTGCTAGGCACGCCAGTACGCGCCACTCCCTCTTTAACACAGAGACCGCCATGAATCCCAAGTCCTTGCTGCGCCGGAGACGGACGGTTATCGGCTTCCCTCACCTCTCTCTGCGGGACCCAG gAAACAGCAACGGCCCCATCCTCAACCCTCCCGCAACTATAGCAGAATCTGTCTCTTGCAACTTTGTCCCTGACGTGGCCAATGGGAGGAGCTCCATCCATCCGGTTCGGTCCCCGCATCCTCGGCCGCAACTGAGGAAGACCTTTAGTGACCTTGGAGGAGCTCTGCAGGGAAGGTGTTGCCAGCTGCCAGCCGGGCATCCTGAGAAGCAGCAGGCGATGATGTATGCCAGCCCATCTTGCAACGGCCCTAAAGAGGACTCTGCTTTCTCTCCCGCTTGGAGTGCGGCGTCTTTCGGCTACGGGAGCTCTTCGATGAGCCAGAGCGAGCTGACGGGAGACAGCACCGTCCCCTCATCTCCCTGCGCCCCGGGGGCGACTCCCGAATCGGAACGGCCAGCCTCCTTTTTCATCAGCAAAGACAATGCAGTCGGAAACAACGGCTCAGGGTCCTTCTGTGCTTCTCCCAAGTCCCTGGGGGATGCTGAAGGCGGCTCAAGGGGGACCAAGGTGCATTTGATCCTGAGTCCTGGCGAAGAGGAGTGCCCTCGAGTGGAGAGGGAAAGGCTCTCCTGCAAATTCCGGGAGAGATCGCTCTCCGTCCCGACAGACACCGCCTCCCTCTGCTCCGTGGAGATTGGCGGCAGCGAGACCTGTGGCCTGAGCTACCCCAGTGCCAGCTCCGAGGGAAGCACCAGCACGGACAACGTCTCGCTGGCAGTGGACCAAGATGCTCAGACCCGGCAACGGCGGCAGCGCATGAAGAGCATCTCTCTCAAGAAGGCCAAAAAGAAGCCCTGCCCACCGACCCGCAGTGTGTCTTTGATCAAGGACTTGTCCAAAGGAGGGCCTGCTGACGAGGTGGCGGCTCAGGATCAGAGACCCCAAAGCCTCTGTTTGCTGTCAGAGGCGCACGCCCAACAGGATACAAGCGGAGGTGGGGAGAACATGCCCTACACCCCGCAGTGGTACTTGCCGGAGTGGAATTCGTGCGACCCTTATTGCTCCTTGTCCGGCTCCAGCACTGCTACTGGGACCACCGTGATCGACCTCTCCAAGACCCGTGGCAGTTCtgagtctctcccctccccctccatctccCGAGCCACGACACCTTCCCATCTCTCTGCTGAGGTGAATTTGAAAATCTCCTCCCCGGGGAGGTTTGCGGGGGTGATGTCGCCCTCTAGTGGCTACTCCAGCcagtcagaaacgccgacccccACCATCCCGGCGTCTACGGTCCTGGGACACGCCCCACACCACACCGGGAGGGCCAGGCCTCTGGTGCCGGAGAGGAAGTCGTCGCTGCCCCCCATCTCCCCCATGGAGCGGAGTCCCAAGTCGCGGATGTCGTttgaccttcccttccccccgccaacCCACCTGGACCTCTCCgggctgaagatctccaaggGCAAAGCCAAGGTGAGCCGACACCACTCAGACTGCACGTTCGGCATCAAGCTCGTCCCGAAGCTGAGCCCCGTGCAGCCGGTCATGCCCATGGTGACACAGCTGGACCTGCAGTCCGTCCGCTTGCGCTCGATTAGCCGTTCGGAGACCGAGGACAACCTGGACAGCCCTGAGCTCGTGGAGGAGCATGGCAAGAAAATCCGGCCGCCAGTTGCGGAGAAGCCCCCGCTTTCCAAGAGGCCACCAATGCTCTTGCACAAAACCCCACCAGTTCAGGAGGAGTCTCCCGTCAGCTCCCCAACATCTCCGTTGACACCCCAGGGTCCGAACCCCATCGAGAGTGTTTATGTGATGGCCAGGAAGCCAGAGCATCAATGGAACACCGAGCCCTGGAGCCCTGTGGAGTCGGCCTCGTCTGTGGTAGTGCTCTCCCCGACACAGGGCTCTTCAGGGACATTTTTCACTGCCGCCCAACGTCTCTCCCAGGAgagcttggaggaggaggaggagctgaagCAGAAGCTACCTGCCGAGAGAACACCTGGGGGAGAGAATCGGAAAACCAAAGTCCCACCCCCTGTCCCCAAAAAGCCCAGTGTCCTCTACTTGCCATTGGCTCCCTCTCCGCTCCATCAGGGTACCTCTCTTGGGGATCCAAGACTGGCCACCGGCTCTGTCATTATGTTGGATGAGAACTCTGCGTACTCCGAGCTGCCTGCTTACAAACTGCCATCGCCTGTGGCCAGTGAGACTCACCTGAGCCCAGTGTCTGCAGATGAGTCTTGGGGAGAGATTTCAG ggaattttGTGGACTTGAAGTCTGCAGATAAAGGCTTTGGAAGTGACAAAACAGCCGCATCAATAACTGAGGAAGACGACGACGTGTTTGTGACTTCCCGGACCACAGAAGATTTATTTACTGTCATTCACAG ATCCAAACGGAAGCTCCTGGGCTGGAAGGAACCTAGTGATGCTTTCGGGCACCGGAATTCCCAAGTGCCCTCAAAGAACCCAGGGGGGCTGCTCAGCAACGACTGCCCTCCGATGGGCAGCATAAGAACCTCCAACAGGAACGAAGACTTTAAGGCCCTCCTCCAGAAGAAAGGGGGCAAGGGAGCCTCTGGCATCCGCACGTCTGCAGCCGAACTTCTCAAGACCACCAACCCACTGGCTCGGAGGGTCATGACCGAGTTTGCTGTGGACGGGACGATCCCGGGCCAGAAGGCCACGCCCTGA
- the NHSL2 gene encoding NHS-like protein 2 isoform X4, with amino-acid sequence MGNSPPVMLGKAPRSKRPPRPAAVAPASSSAAVGHPATVQEADPVQSHARSASHARKLLGNTTSNLDLEVKKPTPPKLLWHQPVNIFLARPVGVEELHHEAELNLQSLLQEEYEEPYSDGKISGQTFRYASPLAADRPLDCSPRPPHSKRREFVFMPANQQVKESETTTLGVRALEPSFSLPATPDKHTAWTRGGPLPSLEEKRLHQPCPPQANIIPINVSGNSNGPILNPPATIAESVSCNFVPDVANGRSSIHPVRSPHPRPQLRKTFSDLGGALQGRCCQLPAGHPEKQQAMMYASPSCNGPKEDSAFSPAWSAASFGYGSSSMSQSELTGDSTVPSSPCAPGATPESERPASFFISKDNAVGNNGSGSFCASPKSLGDAEGGSRGTKVHLILSPGEEECPRVERERLSCKFRERSLSVPTDTASLCSVEIGGSETCGLSYPSASSEGSTSTDNVSLAVDQDAQTRQRRQRMKSISLKKAKKKPCPPTRSVSLIKDLSKGGPADEVAAQDQRPQSLCLLSEAHAQQDTSGGGENMPYTPQWYLPEWNSCDPYCSLSGSSTATGTTVIDLSKTRGSSESLPSPSISRATTPSHLSAEVNLKISSPGRFAGVMSPSSGYSSQSETPTPTIPASTVLGHAPHHTGRARPLVPERKSSLPPISPMERSPKSRMSFDLPFPPPTHLDLSGLKISKGKAKVSRHHSDCTFGIKLVPKLSPVQPVMPMVTQLDLQSVRLRSISRSETEDNLDSPELVEEHGKKIRPPVAEKPPLSKRPPMLLHKTPPVQEESPVSSPTSPLTPQGPNPIESVYVMARKPEHQWNTEPWSPVESASSVVVLSPTQGSSGTFFTAAQRLSQESLEEEEELKQKLPAERTPGGENRKTKVPPPVPKKPSVLYLPLAPSPLHQGTSLGDPRLATGSVIMLDENSAYSELPAYKLPSPVASETHLSPVSADESWGEISGNFVDLKSADKGFGSDKTAASITEEDDDVFVTSRTTEDLFTVIHRSKRKLLGWKEPSDAFGHRNSQVPSKNPGGLLSNDCPPMGSIRTSNRNEDFKALLQKKGGKGASGIRTSAAELLKTTNPLARRVMTEFAVDGTIPGQKATP; translated from the exons CCACCTCTAACTTAGACTTGGAAGTCAAGAAGCCGACACCTCCCAAACTGCTGTGGCATCAGCCTGTGAACATATTCTTGGCTCGGCCCGTTGGCGTGGAGGAACTTCACCACGAGGCTGAACTCAACCTCCAGAGTTTGCTCCAAG AAGAGTATGAAGAACCTTACTCAGACGGCAAGATCAGTGGCCAGACCTTCCGCTATGCTAGCCCCCTCGCTGCAGACAGACCTCTTGACTGTAGCCCCCGGCCACCACACTCTAAACGCCGGGAGTTTGTGTTTATG CCTGCAAACCAGCAAGTGAAGGAGAGCGAGACAACCACACTCGGGGTGAGAGCGCTGGAGCCTTCATTCAGCCTGCCTGCCACTCCGGACAAGCACACGGCCTGGACCCGAGGCGGCCCTCTGCCTTCCCTGGAGGAGAAGAGGTTGCACCAGCCCTGTCCGCCCCAAGCAAACATCATCCCCATCAACGTCTCTG gAAACAGCAACGGCCCCATCCTCAACCCTCCCGCAACTATAGCAGAATCTGTCTCTTGCAACTTTGTCCCTGACGTGGCCAATGGGAGGAGCTCCATCCATCCGGTTCGGTCCCCGCATCCTCGGCCGCAACTGAGGAAGACCTTTAGTGACCTTGGAGGAGCTCTGCAGGGAAGGTGTTGCCAGCTGCCAGCCGGGCATCCTGAGAAGCAGCAGGCGATGATGTATGCCAGCCCATCTTGCAACGGCCCTAAAGAGGACTCTGCTTTCTCTCCCGCTTGGAGTGCGGCGTCTTTCGGCTACGGGAGCTCTTCGATGAGCCAGAGCGAGCTGACGGGAGACAGCACCGTCCCCTCATCTCCCTGCGCCCCGGGGGCGACTCCCGAATCGGAACGGCCAGCCTCCTTTTTCATCAGCAAAGACAATGCAGTCGGAAACAACGGCTCAGGGTCCTTCTGTGCTTCTCCCAAGTCCCTGGGGGATGCTGAAGGCGGCTCAAGGGGGACCAAGGTGCATTTGATCCTGAGTCCTGGCGAAGAGGAGTGCCCTCGAGTGGAGAGGGAAAGGCTCTCCTGCAAATTCCGGGAGAGATCGCTCTCCGTCCCGACAGACACCGCCTCCCTCTGCTCCGTGGAGATTGGCGGCAGCGAGACCTGTGGCCTGAGCTACCCCAGTGCCAGCTCCGAGGGAAGCACCAGCACGGACAACGTCTCGCTGGCAGTGGACCAAGATGCTCAGACCCGGCAACGGCGGCAGCGCATGAAGAGCATCTCTCTCAAGAAGGCCAAAAAGAAGCCCTGCCCACCGACCCGCAGTGTGTCTTTGATCAAGGACTTGTCCAAAGGAGGGCCTGCTGACGAGGTGGCGGCTCAGGATCAGAGACCCCAAAGCCTCTGTTTGCTGTCAGAGGCGCACGCCCAACAGGATACAAGCGGAGGTGGGGAGAACATGCCCTACACCCCGCAGTGGTACTTGCCGGAGTGGAATTCGTGCGACCCTTATTGCTCCTTGTCCGGCTCCAGCACTGCTACTGGGACCACCGTGATCGACCTCTCCAAGACCCGTGGCAGTTCtgagtctctcccctccccctccatctccCGAGCCACGACACCTTCCCATCTCTCTGCTGAGGTGAATTTGAAAATCTCCTCCCCGGGGAGGTTTGCGGGGGTGATGTCGCCCTCTAGTGGCTACTCCAGCcagtcagaaacgccgacccccACCATCCCGGCGTCTACGGTCCTGGGACACGCCCCACACCACACCGGGAGGGCCAGGCCTCTGGTGCCGGAGAGGAAGTCGTCGCTGCCCCCCATCTCCCCCATGGAGCGGAGTCCCAAGTCGCGGATGTCGTttgaccttcccttccccccgccaacCCACCTGGACCTCTCCgggctgaagatctccaaggGCAAAGCCAAGGTGAGCCGACACCACTCAGACTGCACGTTCGGCATCAAGCTCGTCCCGAAGCTGAGCCCCGTGCAGCCGGTCATGCCCATGGTGACACAGCTGGACCTGCAGTCCGTCCGCTTGCGCTCGATTAGCCGTTCGGAGACCGAGGACAACCTGGACAGCCCTGAGCTCGTGGAGGAGCATGGCAAGAAAATCCGGCCGCCAGTTGCGGAGAAGCCCCCGCTTTCCAAGAGGCCACCAATGCTCTTGCACAAAACCCCACCAGTTCAGGAGGAGTCTCCCGTCAGCTCCCCAACATCTCCGTTGACACCCCAGGGTCCGAACCCCATCGAGAGTGTTTATGTGATGGCCAGGAAGCCAGAGCATCAATGGAACACCGAGCCCTGGAGCCCTGTGGAGTCGGCCTCGTCTGTGGTAGTGCTCTCCCCGACACAGGGCTCTTCAGGGACATTTTTCACTGCCGCCCAACGTCTCTCCCAGGAgagcttggaggaggaggaggagctgaagCAGAAGCTACCTGCCGAGAGAACACCTGGGGGAGAGAATCGGAAAACCAAAGTCCCACCCCCTGTCCCCAAAAAGCCCAGTGTCCTCTACTTGCCATTGGCTCCCTCTCCGCTCCATCAGGGTACCTCTCTTGGGGATCCAAGACTGGCCACCGGCTCTGTCATTATGTTGGATGAGAACTCTGCGTACTCCGAGCTGCCTGCTTACAAACTGCCATCGCCTGTGGCCAGTGAGACTCACCTGAGCCCAGTGTCTGCAGATGAGTCTTGGGGAGAGATTTCAG ggaattttGTGGACTTGAAGTCTGCAGATAAAGGCTTTGGAAGTGACAAAACAGCCGCATCAATAACTGAGGAAGACGACGACGTGTTTGTGACTTCCCGGACCACAGAAGATTTATTTACTGTCATTCACAG ATCCAAACGGAAGCTCCTGGGCTGGAAGGAACCTAGTGATGCTTTCGGGCACCGGAATTCCCAAGTGCCCTCAAAGAACCCAGGGGGGCTGCTCAGCAACGACTGCCCTCCGATGGGCAGCATAAGAACCTCCAACAGGAACGAAGACTTTAAGGCCCTCCTCCAGAAGAAAGGGGGCAAGGGAGCCTCTGGCATCCGCACGTCTGCAGCCGAACTTCTCAAGACCACCAACCCACTGGCTCGGAGGGTCATGACCGAGTTTGCTGTGGACGGGACGATCCCGGGCCAGAAGGCCACGCCCTGA
- the NHSL2 gene encoding NHS-like protein 2 isoform X3 produces the protein MGNSPPVMLGKAPRSKRPPRPAAVAPASSSAAVGHPATATSNLDLEVKKPTPPKLLWHQPVNIFLARPVGVEELHHEAELNLQSLLQEEYEEPYSDGKISGQTFRYASPLAADRPLDCSPRPPHSKRREFVFMPANQQVKESETTTLGVRALEPSFSLPATPDKHTAWTRGGPLPSLEEKRLHQPCPPQANIIPINVSGQPFARHASTRHSLFNTETAMNPKSLLRRRRTVIGFPHLSLRDPGNSNGPILNPPATIAESVSCNFVPDVANGRSSIHPVRSPHPRPQLRKTFSDLGGALQGRCCQLPAGHPEKQQAMMYASPSCNGPKEDSAFSPAWSAASFGYGSSSMSQSELTGDSTVPSSPCAPGATPESERPASFFISKDNAVGNNGSGSFCASPKSLGDAEGGSRGTKVHLILSPGEEECPRVERERLSCKFRERSLSVPTDTASLCSVEIGGSETCGLSYPSASSEGSTSTDNVSLAVDQDAQTRQRRQRMKSISLKKAKKKPCPPTRSVSLIKDLSKGGPADEVAAQDQRPQSLCLLSEAHAQQDTSGGGENMPYTPQWYLPEWNSCDPYCSLSGSSTATGTTVIDLSKTRGSSESLPSPSISRATTPSHLSAEVNLKISSPGRFAGVMSPSSGYSSQSETPTPTIPASTVLGHAPHHTGRARPLVPERKSSLPPISPMERSPKSRMSFDLPFPPPTHLDLSGLKISKGKAKVSRHHSDCTFGIKLVPKLSPVQPVMPMVTQLDLQSVRLRSISRSETEDNLDSPELVEEHGKKIRPPVAEKPPLSKRPPMLLHKTPPVQEESPVSSPTSPLTPQGPNPIESVYVMARKPEHQWNTEPWSPVESASSVVVLSPTQGSSGTFFTAAQRLSQESLEEEEELKQKLPAERTPGGENRKTKVPPPVPKKPSVLYLPLAPSPLHQGTSLGDPRLATGSVIMLDENSAYSELPAYKLPSPVASETHLSPVSADESWGEISGNFVDLKSADKGFGSDKTAASITEEDDDVFVTSRTTEDLFTVIHRSKRKLLGWKEPSDAFGHRNSQVPSKNPGGLLSNDCPPMGSIRTSNRNEDFKALLQKKGGKGASGIRTSAAELLKTTNPLARRVMTEFAVDGTIPGQKATP, from the exons CCACCTCTAACTTAGACTTGGAAGTCAAGAAGCCGACACCTCCCAAACTGCTGTGGCATCAGCCTGTGAACATATTCTTGGCTCGGCCCGTTGGCGTGGAGGAACTTCACCACGAGGCTGAACTCAACCTCCAGAGTTTGCTCCAAG AAGAGTATGAAGAACCTTACTCAGACGGCAAGATCAGTGGCCAGACCTTCCGCTATGCTAGCCCCCTCGCTGCAGACAGACCTCTTGACTGTAGCCCCCGGCCACCACACTCTAAACGCCGGGAGTTTGTGTTTATG CCTGCAAACCAGCAAGTGAAGGAGAGCGAGACAACCACACTCGGGGTGAGAGCGCTGGAGCCTTCATTCAGCCTGCCTGCCACTCCGGACAAGCACACGGCCTGGACCCGAGGCGGCCCTCTGCCTTCCCTGGAGGAGAAGAGGTTGCACCAGCCCTGTCCGCCCCAAGCAAACATCATCCCCATCAACGTCTCTG GGCAGCCATTTGCTAGGCACGCCAGTACGCGCCACTCCCTCTTTAACACAGAGACCGCCATGAATCCCAAGTCCTTGCTGCGCCGGAGACGGACGGTTATCGGCTTCCCTCACCTCTCTCTGCGGGACCCAG gAAACAGCAACGGCCCCATCCTCAACCCTCCCGCAACTATAGCAGAATCTGTCTCTTGCAACTTTGTCCCTGACGTGGCCAATGGGAGGAGCTCCATCCATCCGGTTCGGTCCCCGCATCCTCGGCCGCAACTGAGGAAGACCTTTAGTGACCTTGGAGGAGCTCTGCAGGGAAGGTGTTGCCAGCTGCCAGCCGGGCATCCTGAGAAGCAGCAGGCGATGATGTATGCCAGCCCATCTTGCAACGGCCCTAAAGAGGACTCTGCTTTCTCTCCCGCTTGGAGTGCGGCGTCTTTCGGCTACGGGAGCTCTTCGATGAGCCAGAGCGAGCTGACGGGAGACAGCACCGTCCCCTCATCTCCCTGCGCCCCGGGGGCGACTCCCGAATCGGAACGGCCAGCCTCCTTTTTCATCAGCAAAGACAATGCAGTCGGAAACAACGGCTCAGGGTCCTTCTGTGCTTCTCCCAAGTCCCTGGGGGATGCTGAAGGCGGCTCAAGGGGGACCAAGGTGCATTTGATCCTGAGTCCTGGCGAAGAGGAGTGCCCTCGAGTGGAGAGGGAAAGGCTCTCCTGCAAATTCCGGGAGAGATCGCTCTCCGTCCCGACAGACACCGCCTCCCTCTGCTCCGTGGAGATTGGCGGCAGCGAGACCTGTGGCCTGAGCTACCCCAGTGCCAGCTCCGAGGGAAGCACCAGCACGGACAACGTCTCGCTGGCAGTGGACCAAGATGCTCAGACCCGGCAACGGCGGCAGCGCATGAAGAGCATCTCTCTCAAGAAGGCCAAAAAGAAGCCCTGCCCACCGACCCGCAGTGTGTCTTTGATCAAGGACTTGTCCAAAGGAGGGCCTGCTGACGAGGTGGCGGCTCAGGATCAGAGACCCCAAAGCCTCTGTTTGCTGTCAGAGGCGCACGCCCAACAGGATACAAGCGGAGGTGGGGAGAACATGCCCTACACCCCGCAGTGGTACTTGCCGGAGTGGAATTCGTGCGACCCTTATTGCTCCTTGTCCGGCTCCAGCACTGCTACTGGGACCACCGTGATCGACCTCTCCAAGACCCGTGGCAGTTCtgagtctctcccctccccctccatctccCGAGCCACGACACCTTCCCATCTCTCTGCTGAGGTGAATTTGAAAATCTCCTCCCCGGGGAGGTTTGCGGGGGTGATGTCGCCCTCTAGTGGCTACTCCAGCcagtcagaaacgccgacccccACCATCCCGGCGTCTACGGTCCTGGGACACGCCCCACACCACACCGGGAGGGCCAGGCCTCTGGTGCCGGAGAGGAAGTCGTCGCTGCCCCCCATCTCCCCCATGGAGCGGAGTCCCAAGTCGCGGATGTCGTttgaccttcccttccccccgccaacCCACCTGGACCTCTCCgggctgaagatctccaaggGCAAAGCCAAGGTGAGCCGACACCACTCAGACTGCACGTTCGGCATCAAGCTCGTCCCGAAGCTGAGCCCCGTGCAGCCGGTCATGCCCATGGTGACACAGCTGGACCTGCAGTCCGTCCGCTTGCGCTCGATTAGCCGTTCGGAGACCGAGGACAACCTGGACAGCCCTGAGCTCGTGGAGGAGCATGGCAAGAAAATCCGGCCGCCAGTTGCGGAGAAGCCCCCGCTTTCCAAGAGGCCACCAATGCTCTTGCACAAAACCCCACCAGTTCAGGAGGAGTCTCCCGTCAGCTCCCCAACATCTCCGTTGACACCCCAGGGTCCGAACCCCATCGAGAGTGTTTATGTGATGGCCAGGAAGCCAGAGCATCAATGGAACACCGAGCCCTGGAGCCCTGTGGAGTCGGCCTCGTCTGTGGTAGTGCTCTCCCCGACACAGGGCTCTTCAGGGACATTTTTCACTGCCGCCCAACGTCTCTCCCAGGAgagcttggaggaggaggaggagctgaagCAGAAGCTACCTGCCGAGAGAACACCTGGGGGAGAGAATCGGAAAACCAAAGTCCCACCCCCTGTCCCCAAAAAGCCCAGTGTCCTCTACTTGCCATTGGCTCCCTCTCCGCTCCATCAGGGTACCTCTCTTGGGGATCCAAGACTGGCCACCGGCTCTGTCATTATGTTGGATGAGAACTCTGCGTACTCCGAGCTGCCTGCTTACAAACTGCCATCGCCTGTGGCCAGTGAGACTCACCTGAGCCCAGTGTCTGCAGATGAGTCTTGGGGAGAGATTTCAG ggaattttGTGGACTTGAAGTCTGCAGATAAAGGCTTTGGAAGTGACAAAACAGCCGCATCAATAACTGAGGAAGACGACGACGTGTTTGTGACTTCCCGGACCACAGAAGATTTATTTACTGTCATTCACAG ATCCAAACGGAAGCTCCTGGGCTGGAAGGAACCTAGTGATGCTTTCGGGCACCGGAATTCCCAAGTGCCCTCAAAGAACCCAGGGGGGCTGCTCAGCAACGACTGCCCTCCGATGGGCAGCATAAGAACCTCCAACAGGAACGAAGACTTTAAGGCCCTCCTCCAGAAGAAAGGGGGCAAGGGAGCCTCTGGCATCCGCACGTCTGCAGCCGAACTTCTCAAGACCACCAACCCACTGGCTCGGAGGGTCATGACCGAGTTTGCTGTGGACGGGACGATCCCGGGCCAGAAGGCCACGCCCTGA